TCGCAAAAGCCGGGACCAACTCTTCCGGCGCCTCTGACCGGCTGGTCCGGAGCGACCCTTTGATGGTCCGCCGCGTCATCGCTCCGAAGAGCAGTTCAGCTTCGAACCGGGGCCTTCCATCGCCTGCCGGCGGAGATCGGTCCTTCTGTCCTCTCCTCACCTTCCTGCCGTTGCCGGCCATCCGGGGAGGCGGGGACTTCCGTCCCGATCACGAATTGAACCTGACTCGCTTTTCCGAGTCGCGCAAAGCCAAAAATGCAGCGCCGAGCCTGTGGATAACGGGGATATGGAGAATAACTGACGATTTGCGGGGCGGGAGTCCCCCATCACAGCCGAGTCGCGGGCCCAAATAAAGATTTTGTTGCGGCGCACAAGGCACCTTCCGGACGATCCACGCGTTGAGCGGACATCCACCATAAGGAGTAACCTTCATGATCGGTCAATCGGACGATCTCGCTACGCTCAAGACCCTCACCTCGACGCTGAACGACAGCGTCAATGGCTATCGCGAGGCCGCGAAAGACGTTCACTCGAACGAATTCCGCGAGATGTTCACGCAATTTGCCGACGACCGCTCGCGTTGCTCCGCCGATCTCCAGGCCGAGGTCCGCCGCCTGGGCGGGGAGCCGGATAATGACGGGTCGACGTTGGGCGGACTTCACCAGACTTGGCTGGATCTCAAGGCCGCGGTTACTGGCCGCGATGACAAGGCGATCCTCAATGAGGTCGAGCGCGGCGAAGACTATCTCAAGGAGAAGTTCGAGACCGCGCTGAACGGCGACCATCTTACCGGTGAAAGCCGGACGGCTGTCGAACGCGCCTACCAATCGGTTCGCGCGGGCCACGACCGCATGAGCGCACTCAAGCACGGCCTCGAAGCCTAAACAGCGATCGGGCCGGCCGATTACTGCACAGGTCGCCGGTCGGCCCGCCATTGCTGTTCTTGGGCACGTTCCCTAGATGTTCGCCTGTGCCCGAATCCCCTGCCCTAGAACCTGAACCCGCCTACCTGCAGGGCCTTAACCCCCCTCAGCGCGAAGCAGTGTTAATGACTGACGGCCCGGTTCTGATGCTGGCCGGCGCCGGTACCGGCAAGACCGCGGCGCTGACCGCGCGCCTCGCCCATCTCATCGCCACGCGGCTCGCCTGGCCCAGCCAGATCCTCGCCGTCACGTTCACCAACAAGGCCGCCCGCGAAATGAAGGAGCGCGTCTCCGCGATCAGCGGCGGCGCCATCGAGGGCATGCCCTGGCTAGGCACCTTCCATTCCGTAGCCGCGCGGATGCTCCGCACTCATGCCGAGCTCGTCGGCCTGCAGTCCAATTTCACCATTCTCGACACGGACGACCAGCTTCGTCTTCTCAAACAGCTGATCGTCGTCGCCAACCTCGACGAGAAGCGCTGGCCGGCGCGCCAGCTCGCCGGAGTGATCGACCGGTGGAAGAATCGCGGCTGGACTCCGAAGCAGATTGACGCGGCAGAGTCGGAAAGTTTCGCCAACGGCCGCGGCGCCGAGCTCTATGCTGCCTATCAGGAGCGCTTGCGGACGCTCAACGCCTGCGACTTTGGCGACCTGCTGCTGCACATG
The window above is part of the Sphingomonas sp. HDW15A genome. Proteins encoded here:
- a CDS encoding PA2169 family four-helix-bundle protein, which translates into the protein MIGQSDDLATLKTLTSTLNDSVNGYREAAKDVHSNEFREMFTQFADDRSRCSADLQAEVRRLGGEPDNDGSTLGGLHQTWLDLKAAVTGRDDKAILNEVERGEDYLKEKFETALNGDHLTGESRTAVERAYQSVRAGHDRMSALKHGLEA